The Hevea brasiliensis isolate MT/VB/25A 57/8 chromosome 9, ASM3005281v1, whole genome shotgun sequence nucleotide sequence CAGAAGTAAGAATTGATGGAAAAGagtaagaagagagagagagagagagagagagagagagagagagagagagagagagagaaggctaGGGTTTACTAAGTCTTAGATAAGTTATATTGAATATTGGATTGTTTATTCGTGCAGGGAATCCTGCCATTGAACCCTTGTCTTGGGACTTAAGGCTCAAGATAGCCATTGGAGCAGCTCGAGGTCTTGCTTTTCTTCATACTTCAGATAAGAAAGTCATTTACAGAGATTTCAAGGCCTCAAATATACTGCTTGATGGGGTTAGTTTATAATTTATCCGTTCTTTTTTCAAAAGAAAACTGAGGCCTAATTTGAATCCTCTATTTGTTTCTTGCAAAGATGAAAGAATTGGAGACTAATTATAGAAATATGGAACAAATGACGAATTTGTAGTGGGATTGCCATTTCAATCAAGGATTCTATTTTCCCTTCTCTTTCTTATGGTATTTAGTGAGATCTTGGGTCTATAATAAGACTGGTAATTGATTTTTGTACTTGACTAACTATAAAGATACTTTTATAGTAACAATACCAAATTTATTAAACTTCCGAAAAAAATAAAGGTGCCTTCCTTTTAATGTACTTTCAAGCTTAAACAAGAAGAGAAAAAATGAGTATGGAGTTTGAAAGTACCCTTTATAGGTGTAGGAATCTATTATTTGGCATTTATCTTTATTATATGTGGATATTTTAgtgatattgcattttcttttcttcttttgtttTCCATTTACAGAATTACAATGCAAAAATATCAGATTTTGGCCTGGCCAAATTGGGGCCTTCAGGCGGTGACACACATGTGACAACCAGGATTATGGGAACTTATGGGTATGCTGCTCCTGAGTATGTTGCAACAGGTAATACTACAAATGACAAATTGTTAAACCTCAAATCTATTTGCAAGCAACTTTGTGAAATTATATATAGGTGGTCCGGATAAGAAATGAACATTTTCACTATtccaagtgatctaaaagatACCTTTAGCAGTTGAGCACTGAGAATCAGGAATTCTGACTGCATACTCAGTTATAGGCTTTCATTGACAAGCCAAAAATGAACAGGACATTTAAATTGCTGCTCAAATAGGGTTTTGTCTTTCAGAGCATATATATACCTATATGAATATGCTGACATGCAGTTTTTTCATAATAATCAGGTCATTTATATGTTAAGAGTGATGTGTATGGGTTCGGCGTGGTGCTGCTTGAAATGCTGACAGGCTTAAGAGCGCTTGATACAAAACGTCCAAGTGGGCAGCAAAATTTGGTTGATTGGTTGAAACCAATTCTCTCGCAGAGAAGAAAGTTAAAAGACATTATGGATGTAAGAATAGAAGGTCAATACTCTTCCAAGGCAATGTTACAAGCAGCACAACTTACTTTAAAATGCCTAGAATCGGATCCTAGAAGCCGTCCTTCCATGAAAGAAGTTTTGGAGGCATTGGAACAAATAGATGCAATCAAGGAAAAACGAAAACCCAGGGGGACCAAAAGTATTTCTGGTTCCTCACATTCTTCTACTTCTCGCAAACCTTACCGTCATCGTTACCCACTCCACTCGAGACCTCAGGACGCCTAAATACAAGCAGGATGCCATTGTGACTGACAAAAGGGTGAAGGTAAAAACATGTTGGATTcaacaagtttttgtgttttgacaaagtcatttatactgttattttttatttgtttcaACTTGTGATTAAATGATCATATTTTTTAGTAATTCCTTTTAGTTTATAGCAAATTTTGTCATAGTTGCCATTTATGCTCAAAAGAGATGATCAGTGCTGTAACTCATAaagaagcttgattttccaatgtAATTGTGGATAGAGTCAGAAAATTTTCTTCTACTCGTCTTGTTTCATGGTTTTAGTCATCTGTTGAAATTTTCAGGGAAATATAACCAGGGCACACTTGCTCTCTTTGCATGCCCATTTGAATATATAGTTTGCCAACTTTCTGACGCTTGCCAGGAAGGTAGCTCCCCAAGGCTATTGGCTTACACCATATCCATTCGCAGCTTTTAGCAATTTATTCAAAGAAAGAATGTAACCATGttgttgaaaatttattaataaaaaatatttatatgtcATGTCATAGACTTGGTGAGATTACATATAATTGGCAAGAGACTGGGCAAGTCACATTGATGATTAAAGTAATATTCCAACTGTATTCCAGCTAATGGGTTGTAATTAGTCAAAATTCCAGCCGTCCTTGACACTCTCATTAATTTATTATCATCACTCAGATTATCACCATTGTATTCAAATATTCGAGTGTTTGTTATCAAGCAGATACCAAATAATAGGAAATCCAGTTGTGATGTAGATAGGTGGATACTTTTGTGGTGGTCCTGCGGTCTTGGATCTTATATGGCCTAAGtaatgtgtgtgtatgtgtgcCGTATATAAACGTGTGTATAACTATTTTTCAGCCAGTAATTATTGGATGGTGTGTCTCTGTACCGTGTATTTgttgaatttaatttaaaaagaaattcattaaatttcatacataggagaaaaatttataataattaaataaatcttatGTTTAGACTTTGGAAAAATCATGTATGCCACCAGAACCCTTTTAACACtcatatacatatattaataatgGTCTTATTTATTCtaaataaaattgaatttgattgttttaatttcgtgattttattttatatatatatatatatatattttttccattatttttattttgttacaAATGAATTATAAATAATAGTTTTAATTGCATAAACGTTTGGATTCTGATAATTCTCTTTTTATCATCTCTTATGAGAAGTTTATACACCACATATAATACttagaaattattaaattttctgaaaaaaaaaattgtaatttacATATTTCCGAACAACCGTTGAACCGTTAGATTTCTTCGAGCAGCTTGTGATTACATTCACAATGAAAATTATAATAGCTAATTGAAATTATAATAGGAATACGAATACAATGTCAACCAATATTTCTCATCCGCGAGCAACACGATTTGCAAGCAACCACCCCTAAATGGATATTTTTGGCATTAAAAGCACACTACATTTAGCACAAAACCAGCGACAATAAGTCAAATACTACATTTCCACTTCCATGTTTAACGAGGTATCAAGAACCCTTATTGTTAACTGAAAATGcaaaaccataataatcataaggCCTATTCTAAAGATCCTTGTCAATAAAATCTGCCTAGTACCGACCTACTAATATGAAGTCATCATCATCAAGAACCTCAACGTCTTTTTCTCCCACAAAATTCTCCCGCCCGATTGACTTTACCAAATTCACAAATTCTACCCtctttggcagaggaagaggtacaTATGGTAGCCTGAAAACTGGTCTCACAACTCCAAGCTGTGCAAGAGCAGTGTTCAATGCAATGGGGTTTGGCTCCTGGAAAAGCCAATCTATGAGAGGCATTAGTTTTGAATTAAGTGCAGGATCCTTCCCCTCAAACATAAGTTTTCTCATTAAGCCTGGGACTAAGTTGCTAGTAACAGAAATCACTCCAGTAGCCCCATGGTTCCACCTTGCATCATGGCATTGATCATCATTCCCACTCCACACCACAATTCCTTTCTCCGTGTACTGTTCCACCCTATCATTACCCACACATTCCTTAACACCTGCCAAGTTAGGACTCTGTGCCACACTGTGTATCACACGCGGGGGAATATCTTGGCCAGTTCGTGAAGGCACATTGTAAATAATAGTTGGACCCATAGGTAGCACACTATCGAAGTGAGAAACCAGGCCCTCCACAGAGGTTTTACCATAGTATGGATTGATGTGAAGAGCAGCATGCATTCCGACTGCAAAGCCTTGCTCTGTGGCATGAATTGCTTCCCTTGTAGAGTTGCTTCCAGTGTTTCCGATCACCTTGATAGAACCACCAAAACAGTTAACTGTATGGCCAATGAGCATTATGTGTTCATCCCAGCTCATCAACTGACCTTCACCAGTCGTGCCGCCAACAATCACACCTTCAGCACCATTAACAATTTGCATATTGACCGAGGCATCATATGCTTCAAGATCAAATCTACCATCAGGTAAATATGGGGTTTTGATGGCTGTTATCAATCTAAGCGATTTTATATCCTCAGGTGATGTCCTGCAAACATCAAAAGTGCACATATAACTCTCTGCAGCATCAATTCTTGAACCAAACAAGCATTTTATCAACAAGTAGTCCTCAACAATGAGTTGAGCTCACGAAAAGCATCATCAAACCAGCCACATACACACCAAAAAAACATGCTTTGTTCTACCAGAATCCATTACCATATAAAAGCCATCACCAAGCTTGCAAAACTAAATTATCTTGCACTTGATCAGGATATACTATAGTACATATGAATGGTTCCCACCAATCTTCATGGCACTCATCATTTGGTTTAGAATCTTTCTAAAGAATCATTCAGACCATTCAATTAATCAGTGAACTAAGTACATACAgagttcatgttattattatctaaTATTTTACAGGTGCTGTGATTTTAATATGAGCCATGCCTTTCCCTACTCAACAGAACAAGATGTTGAAAGTTGTAACTATGGTTTATACGATATTGAGGTCCTTATCAACAAACCACAATTAAAGATAAAGAGTTATTTTAGTTACCTGTATATGACTAGCAGCAAAATCAAAGTGTTTGATCATCTAAAATTTTTGAAGCAACTAATGGCTAATTTTGACTTTTAAATTCATTCTAATTCATTGACCTTAGCGCTATATTCAACACTAGCAAAAAGCTCCAGACAAATAAACTCAAGGAATTCATTTACAATGTAAACTTATCACTAACATTATGTATCTGGCTACCCCTCATTTTACTCCATTGAATATGTTTGGTTATATTGGTCCAGTCTCGCCAGTTTACGTTGAATAAAGGAAGCAAACTCTTTGTAAAGAACCTAGATAAACATCAGACTCTCAACGATCACAAATAACAAAAACACTGATAAATTTCTTATGTAGGCATCCGACATAATACAGAAAGCATTTTCGTTAGCTATAGTACAACAACACACAAATCTGTCTTATAGCACACATAAAATACTCATCCATAAAAACCAAACCAGAAAAGACTAGCTCATGTAGCACTAGAATACACAAATCTATCTTATATCACACAAGCAATAGTCATCTATAATTCccaaccagaaaaaaaaaaatcaaaatgagACTGCATCACGCACTCTTGATAGTTTACCTATTTTTAACTTCAAAACTTCGCATTGGGAGATGGAAATTGGGTATTATAGCAGCTTGAGGAGACCTCCATTTTGCACTCCTCCTGTTCCAAAAAAACAAAGATAAATAAAGGAAGCACCTTCAGAGAAGAAATAGACAAAATAAAATATTGGCAAAGACAGATATCTCGACTACTATTGCAGAAGGAAGGCTACAAGAGCTTCAAAACAAACtgatcaattaaaaataaaaacagaTTCAACCTCTTGTAGCATCTGGTGGAAACAGGAAGGGGAAGCTGGCAAGCAGAATCCCTCAAGCACACACTACTGCCACTCAAAGCAGCCATCTCTTATTTTATCTCTTCCTCTTCTGAAACAAAGAATAATACCCAAGAAAAATTTCTAGAACTAGAGCGAAAAGGCTAAAGATTGCGACTTTTTTAGTGAATGGTAATGGTGATAATGGTGAAAATTGTAGAGATAAACGCTGTGGAGATAGTTTGCAAGAAGCAGTGGAGATTGACGGCGGAACTAGAGCTTTGGTTATCGGAGTACATGACGTTAGATTTCCGATCAATAGACGGCACTGGCGGCTGCTATGACGATGTATTGCTCTCCCCTTATAATCGAAACAGAGGCTACGTGTCTGTTGTGCCGTGTTAGTCTAGGGTTGCATTTATGTGACGACAGGTGGCCTGTTTTTTCCATTTGATTAGTTGGTTTagcattaaattaattttgattatacttgattaaaaatttaaataaattttaaaaattctcctGCATGAAAGATAGTAATTTCAAAATTacaatatgaaaaaaaataaaataacaaattataagataatttgattttttttatttttaatatcttaatttaaaaatgtttacttttatatataaattattattttaatttattatatttttattaaatataaaaaatgaaaaatgaaaaatatcccAGTGAGTTAGAAACGACAAACAGTCTGAGTTTTTTTTACTATTGTCGTTTGGTGCAAAAATTTCCTCCATGACTTTTTGGCCTTCTTCTTCACGCGTATGAGAATGTGGTTAAATTAAACAAAATATTGTCAATGCCATTTGCCTTTTACCAAGTAATGCTCTTATAaccaaaaaatttattaaattttattttttctaatttaattgaAACTAGAATTCTAATTTATACTACTTTGAAAATGATTTTActtattgaaataaatttattagtattttttattaattttaacttaaattattaataattaaatagagATTATATATAATTGTGTTaagtaataaaaattattaattattttaatttagaaaaaataaaaatattttatgatcataattaaaaaaaaataatgaaaatcacaTTTCCTCGGCCCCCGGTTCACAAGTTTAGCACACAACATtcagataaaaaaataataataataaaaaaaaaaactagcacACAACTGCCTCGGGCCCCGGCTCTTGACACGAAGGAAGCAGCCGGTCTGTTTTTTTTGGAAGCAAAAATAATTTTGTATTACTAAAAATTCTTAtatctatttaatatatttttatgtgTGTATATCAATAATTCCAAAATATGTATTTGAACCAGGCCTATTTTACATGAATATTTGAattttaatgtaacacccctaatttttttaaatttattatttttgaataattattgatattttattttattgaattttaagaaattatttaaaatttttcagattttagaaatcaaGTTCGGTTTTTCGAAaataaaactttgataatttttaaaatttaatttaaagaccacgtggcaaaactaaaaatatatttggagtctatgaatttttctgagttttctataatttttttcagaatttttggacctcattttcggtctcaaggtagagtaaaaatttaaaattttatatcccgaatcgaaccggccgaatcgaactggaccgAATCAGACAGACCGAATCGGGCtagctcctttttcttcttcttctcctcttcccGCTCGCAttctcctccctctctctctctcccattttctctctcctctcacctcccctcGCCGGCCGGCCGCCACCCCAGCCTCCCCACCTAACCGGCGCGCCTCCCCAGCCACCCTAGCTCACCGCCGCTCGAACGGAACGCCACGCTGGCGACGCAACGCCAGCGCGTGTCGCCGccttcccggccgaaatccggACGATCCGGCCACCATTTGGGCcgagtcttgtgtcaaacaccatctacacctcgagagctttcaatagacaccaagaacaccaaaatccataaagcgatttgtccaatttttatccgggaagttttaacccattttgacttttgggctagatttctagcaaaccgtaaaccccacgagaaaaccgagagtaccagagcactccactcatcgagagcttcgcgggaatataaatttcaaaattttccgacactgtttttctgtgggtcccacagaacttcgtagtgtttttccgagcattaaatgagcttagaaaattcagtaaattttatgtactaaccctcgtgttgtgggcttcgtataggtatcttcaattcgcgaaaatttgaTAGttatccgggtctgtgaatttccggtcaGACAGAccggttaccgaaaaagtcttcgaattggatcgagattttggctagccCACCATTTTTAGACGTCCCGAGCACgtccccgaagtcagaatcgacataggtaaacccaaaccttactttttcgtaattttctattacttaaatgggattaaaaatccataaaatatttgtggtggctcaaaaaattatgattctttctgcaatagcctagtaatattgctaaggaccgcggagcaaatttttagaatttttagagcttatttgggcagtttttgcaaaaagggtcaattataaggactaaactgtaattttacatattgtgattaatgactgtttggatgggcccaggaggggctgtgtgatatgattgagttgtgggtgtatggttggtggatataaaagtgtgttttaaacccatttgcaggttgagtaagtcctaggtatagaagagactctgccggattttcggcacgacttagaacATATTTGgtatttttcttagtttgtattgagtcaaatttattaaataattataataaaattatcaggtgagcgaGATGACCTTCTTTCTCTCGCTTCACCGCCACAAAGGATCtgccaagtctgtgagtaaaatattgattttaattgtaatttcactattattatatgtttcagcatgcccatgcatcatttatatgtatatatctatgtagttaaactctaggcacattttatgttgcattcacaactattaaagtgccatgcatgttgttgtggtaatttggagcagtgtgcgtgcgttggcatgcgtgtgatgtggtgttggctatggataggacgggtagtcacggcttgagatcttcactgggacccggccCTTCGGGGTAGTCACGACTTGAGTTCTCCGCTGGGGCCCCGATTTGgtgtattaagcgaaagtccgacttgagttcttcactagcacaggttggatttaagagagttgtataggggatcagctcccatatattatgattgatattactgggtgtgtgagtgctccaaattacctttttactgttatgatgtgaaaatattattgatgttgcatttcactctacagggtgcattagctttagatagttatagagattatggttaaaattgatattttactctctgagtcgaacgctcactcttgttcaatagttttccaggccacaggaggatatttttgaggttaacctgcttttctccctcgcaggtcatttattaatgtttgtataaaccagttaactcttagaatttccgcatgtgttagaagtatttatttgatttggatctgtaatataaattatcaatttggacctataaacttattattttatgtatgtgtgttgggctggatgaggagctgagctcccatttattttatgttgatatgagtatgtggagggtgagctgagctccctaattgatatatattgtgtttacaggtcgggtgagtcaaaaactccccgttgaaaggtccattttatggtcagactctgtccgattgaattcttgaaattgggcccaaatgggccttagagttgggttaaggaatagttagacttactacaggcctcgggagctttaggctggcccaggtcttagtaccggtccggcccataggttgaatcgtgacaaatgtggtatcagagcttaggctccagattcatagggaataattgtccaaagtgttgggaagagtctactagtagtcacatgcggaaaataggtccacattcatcttgcattgtcatctttgcttctagtctctgctttatatattgtgtgtaaatatgagtctatagagctgtgtaatgtgcagttttgaattttgtgggctaatgttgCTGAATTCCAGGAAAAtgtgtagaagcaggagagctgccactgcaccagaaccagat carries:
- the LOC110672838 gene encoding 4-hydroxy-tetrahydrodipicolinate synthase, chloroplastic, with product MAALSGSSVCLRDSACQLPLPVSTRCYKRRSAKWRSPQAAIIPNFHLPMRSFEVKNRTSPEDIKSLRLITAIKTPYLPDGRFDLEAYDASVNMQIVNGAEGVIVGGTTGEGQLMSWDEHIMLIGHTVNCFGGSIKVIGNTGSNSTREAIHATEQGFAVGMHAALHINPYYGKTSVEGLVSHFDSVLPMGPTIIYNVPSRTGQDIPPRVIHSVAQSPNLAGVKECVGNDRVEQYTEKGIVVWSGNDDQCHDARWNHGATGVISVTSNLVPGLMRKLMFEGKDPALNSKLMPLIDWLFQEPNPIALNTALAQLGVVRPVFRLPYVPLPLPKRVEFVNLVKSIGRENFVGEKDVEVLDDDDFILVGRY
- the LOC110672837 gene encoding probable serine/threonine-protein kinase PIX13, whose amino-acid sequence is MGNCFGSPFQDAIPSFSFTTTNTHTPGSSNSNTTMDFSATSSSAGKSQFSAAVSEVNEETNPNGQILEAPNLKEFTFADLKSATKNFRPDTLLGEGGFGKVYKGWIDEKTFAPSKSGIGMVVAVKKLNPESVQGFQEWQSEVNFLGRLSHPNLVKLLGYCWEDKELLLVYEFMQRGSLENHLFRRNPAIEPLSWDLRLKIAIGAARGLAFLHTSDKKVIYRDFKASNILLDGNYNAKISDFGLAKLGPSGGDTHVTTRIMGTYGYAAPEYVATGHLYVKSDVYGFGVVLLEMLTGLRALDTKRPSGQQNLVDWLKPILSQRRKLKDIMDVRIEGQYSSKAMLQAAQLTLKCLESDPRSRPSMKEVLEALEQIDAIKEKRKPRGTKSISGSSHSSTSRKPYRHRYPLHSRPQDA